In one Lolium rigidum isolate FL_2022 chromosome 3, APGP_CSIRO_Lrig_0.1, whole genome shotgun sequence genomic region, the following are encoded:
- the LOC124697044 gene encoding acidic leucine-rich nuclear phosphoprotein 32-related protein 2-like yields MTGTGAGPAAAGEDDAAWERAINASVKNAPNSPFSAPKTLTLDGAVKSSTGRLPSPALFDRFPSLEELSIAGARLSSLAGLPRLLALRRLSLPDNRLSGAESLAAVAGSCGGTIRHLDLGNNRFAHVEELAPLAPLAVEALDLYQCPVTKVKGYREKVFALVPSLKYLDGVDAEGNDRLETDEDEDDEEDDEEDEEGGEEGEEEEGDEEEEEGDEEDGDGEEEEGDEEEEGDEPEDGEDEAEDDEPDSGADEKSKETNGSKESTGPALPGKRKRDNEDDGNGDK; encoded by the exons ATGACCGGCACCGGcgccggccccgccgccgccggagaggacgacgcGGCGTGGGAGCGCGCGATCAACGCCTCGGTGAAGAACGCGCCCAACTCCCCCTTCTCCGcgcccaaaaccctaaccctcgACGGCGCCGTCAAGTCCTCCACCGGCCGCCTGCCCTCGCCGGCGCTCTTCGACCGCTTCCCGTCGCTCGAGGAGCTCTCCATCGCCGGCGCCCGCCTCTCCTCGCTCGCGGGCCTGCCGCGCCTCCTGGCCCTCCGCCGCCTCTCGCTCCCCGACAACCGCCTCTCGGGCGCCGAGTCCCTCGCGGCCGTGGCCGGGTCCTGCGGCGGCACCATCCGCCACCTCGACCTCGGCAACAACCGCTTCGCGCACGTCGAGGAGCTCGCGCCGCTCGCGCCGCTCGCCGTCGAGGCGCTGGATCTGTACCAGTGCCCGGTTACCAAGGTGAAAGGGTACAGGGAGAAAGTGTTTGCGCTCGTTCCGAGTTTGAAGTACCTCGATGGCGTTGATGCTGAGGGTAACGATCGTCTGGAGactgatgaggatgaggatgacgaggaggatgatgaggaggatgaagagggaggTGAGGAAggtgaagaggaagaaggagatgaagaggaagaggaaggagatgAAGAGGATGGGGatggggaggaagaggaaggagatgaagaggaagaaggtgATGAG cctgaagatggagaagatgaggCTGAGGACGATGAACCAGATTCTGGTGCGGATGAGAAAAGCAAAGAAACCAACGGGAGCAAAGAGTCAACAGGACCTGCCCTTCCaggcaagaggaaaagggataaCGAAGATGATGGCAATGGAGACAAATAA